The following coding sequences are from one Gossypium hirsutum isolate 1008001.06 chromosome A12, Gossypium_hirsutum_v2.1, whole genome shotgun sequence window:
- the LOC107939891 gene encoding uncharacterized protein — MDKLREFGRKALFYVRVLSGYEERRIRNYRLQLEQRLQQAQARKAALRKIPEQTVLQEVRRMVEDMQALNKRLEETEAAVEEYFKPIDKEVETIMKIQLDGEEKTMKEMMTTMQRQALLEKMEAEKIANTHQPDANQGNQDATTSSRGQDAQMR, encoded by the exons ATGGACAAATTAAGGGAATTTGGGAGAAAAGCTTTGTTCTATGTTAGGGTTCTCTCCGGATATGAAGAACGTAGAATTCGAAACTACAGATTGCAGCTCGAGCAACGCCTGCAGCAG GCACAAGCAAGGAAAGCAGCCTTAAGAAAGATTCCTGAGCAGACTGTGTTACAAGAGGTTCGCCGAATGGTTGAGGATATGCAAGCGTTGAATAAAAGGCTTGAAGAAACT GAAGCTGCCGTTGAAGAGTACTTCAAACCAATAGACAAGGAAGTGGAGACAATAATGAAAATCCAGCTTGATGGAGAAGAGAAGACAATGAAAGAGATGATGACAACAATGCAGAGACAAGCCTTGCTTGAGAAAATGGAAGCTGAGAAAATCGCAAACACGCATCAACCAGACGCAAACCAAGGTAACCAGGATGCTACTACATCTAGCCGCGGTCAAGATGCTCAAATGAGATAA
- the LOC107939889 gene encoding bax inhibitor 1 translates to MDTFSSFFDSQSRSQWNYNTLKNFRQISPIVQTHLKKVYMTLFCALVASAFGAYLHIIWNIGGYLTTFACFGAIIWLHSTPPCQEQKRVSLLMASAVFEGASIGPLIDLAIQIDPSVLVAAFVGTALAFACFSGAAMLARRREYLYLGGLLSSGVSMLLWLHFASSIFGGSTALFKMEIYLGLLVFVGYMVVDTQDIIEKAHLGDLDYIKHALTLFTDFVAVFVRILIIMLKNSAEKGERKKKKRSD, encoded by the exons ATGGACACGTTCTCTTCGTTCTTTGATTCTCAATCGAGAAGCCAGTGGAATTACAACACTCTCAAGAATTTCCGTCAGATCTCTCCGATTGTTCAAACGCATCTCAAAAAG GTTTATATGACCCTATTTTGTGCGCTTGTTGCCTCTGCGTTTGGGGCTTATCTTCATATAATTTGGAACATTGGGGGTTACCTCACGACATTTGCATGCTTTGGAGCCATAATTTGGCTCCATTCTACCCCTCCTTGTCAAGAG CAAAAGAGGGTTTCTCTTCTAATGGCATCAGCAGTTTTTGAAGGAGCTTCAATTGGTCCTCTAATTGACTTGGCCATTCAAATTGACCCAag TGTTCTGGTAGCTGCATTCGTGGGAACAGCATTGGCCTTTGCATGCTTTTCAGGAGCTGCCATGTTAGCAAGGCGCAGAGAGTACCTCTATCTTGGTGGCTTGCTTTCATCTGGTGTGTCCATGCTTCTCTGGTTGCATTTTGCTTCTTCTATCTTTGGTGGTTCTACGGCCCTCTTTAAGATGGAG ATCTACTTAGGGCTCTTGGTGTTTGTTGGCTATATGGTAGTGGACACACAAGACATAATTGAGAAGGCACACTTGGGTGACCTGGATTATATAAAGCATGCTTTGACACTTTTTACTGATTTCGTTGCCGTATTTGTTCGCATTCTGATAATCATG TTGAAAAATTCAGCTGAGAAGGGtgagagaaagaagaagaagaggagtgACTAA